A genomic region of Arachis stenosperma cultivar V10309 chromosome 9, arast.V10309.gnm1.PFL2, whole genome shotgun sequence contains the following coding sequences:
- the LOC130950967 gene encoding probable protein phosphatase 2C 63: MLRLCYSPFDCCFRRRVGGSDSLLWHTDLKPHFSGDFSIAVAQANNSLEDQSQVFTSPSATYIGVYDGHGGPEASRFVNKRLLPYLHKFVSEQGGLSVDVIKKAFSATEEEFLHLVKLSLPVSPQIASVGSCCLLGAISNNVLYVANLGDSRAVLGRRDTESKNSPVVALRLSTDHNVADEEVRREVEALHPDDSHIVVYTRGVWRIKGIIQVSRSIGDVYLKRPDFFRDPVFQQFATPIPLKRPVMTAEPSVIIRELETEDLFLIFASDGLWEQLSDEAAVEIVFKYPRAGIAKRLVRAALQEAAKKREMRYDDIKKIDKGIRRHFHDDITVIVIYLDHHDSSSSNGRFKQSAVGCTTAPIDIFSLNADEAEKSMLGAMA; the protein is encoded by the exons ATGCTACGATTATGCTATAGCCCTTTCGATTGTTGCTTCCGGCGACGCGTCGGCGGCTCTGATAGCCTTCTCTGGCACACTGACCTCAAGCCTCACTTCTCCGGTGACTTCTCCATCGCCGTCGCTCAGGCCAATAACAGCCTCGAAGATCAGAGCCAAGTCTTTACCTCCCCCTCCGCCACCTACATAGGCGTCTACGACGGCCACGGCGGCCCCGAGGCTTCCAGATTCGTCAACAAGCGTCTCTTACCCTATTTGCACA AATTCGTCTCTGAACAAGGGGGATTGTCAGTGGATGTCATAAAGAAGGCGTTCAGTGCGACGGAGGAGGAGTTCTTGCATTTGGTGAAGCTGTCTTTACCAGTTAGTCCCCAGATTGCTTCAGTGGGATCATGCTGCCTTCTTGGCGCAATTTCTAATAATGTGTTGTATGTCGCTAACCTTGGAGACTCGAGAGCTGTTCTTGGCCGGAGGGATACAGAGAGCAAGAATTCTCCTGTGGTGGCACTGCGGTTGTCCACGGATCATAATGTAGCTGATGAAGAGGTGAGGCGAGAAGTTGAAGCCCTCCACCCTGATGATTCACATATTGTGGTCTATACTCGTGGAGTTTGGAGGATTAAGGGCATTATACAG GTGTCAAGATCAATTGGTGATGTCTATTTAAAGAGACCTGATTTCTTCAGAGACCCAGTTTTTCAGCAATTTGCAACTCCTATTCCCTTGAAGCGTCCTGTAATGACGGCTGAACCATCGGTCATAATTAGGGAGCTTGAAACAGAAGATCTATTTTTGATATTTGCATCAGACGGCCTATGGGAACAATTAAGTGATGAAGCAGCAGTTGAGATTGTTTTCAAATATCCAAGAGCT GGAATTGCCAAGAGACTAGTGAGAGCTGCACTTCAGGAAGCCGCAAAGAAGAGAGAGATGAGATATGATGACATAAAGAAAATTGACAAAGGAATCAGACGACACTTCCATGATGATATAACTGTCATTGTAATCTATCTTGATCACCATGACAGCTCCTCCTCTAATGGAAGGTTTAAGCAAAGTGCTGTTGGCTGCACAACTGCCCCTATTGATATTTTTTCCCTAAATGCGGATGAAGCAGAGAAGAGTATGCTTGGTGCGATGGCCTAA
- the LOC130947707 gene encoding probable E3 ubiquitin-protein ligase RHY1A, protein MTSASELFHSRRHRLGRYNNNLGLDSDHVPDLHHPRRLSRRLPHSPSSSERAAAADRFERRYRRSLLNAESVRDAFAPPSDRLPVGVLLARARLVERLRGDPLSPNRHSIGRDQESDDVVVSDLTSQMGRSHLLQEKPPGLSQEALESLHVEVFSSRDTGEDCSICLESFVDGDQLICLPCHHRFHSACLDPWVRCCGDCPYCRRHILVNK, encoded by the exons ATGACGAGCGCTTCGGAGCTATTCCACAGCAGGAGGCATCGTTTGGGACGATACAATAACAATCTAGGGCTTGACTCCGACCATGTTCCCGACCTCCACCATCCTCGCCGCCTTTCTCGCCGCCTCCCTCACTCTCCCTCTTCCTCC GAGCGTGCAGCAGCAGCTGATAGATTCGAGAGGAGGTATCGGCGGTCGCTGTTGAATGCGGAAAGCGTGAGAGATGCGTTTGCTCCTCCCTCCGATAGACTTCCTGTCGGTGTCTTACTTGCACGCGCCAGGCTCGTTGAGAGACTCAGAGGAGACCCTCTATCGCCTAACag GCATTCAATAGGCAGGGATCAAGAAAGTGATGATGTTGTTGTTTCTGACTTGACTTCTCAAATGGGAAGGTCCCATCTATTGCAAGAGAAACCACCTGGACTGTCTCAGGAAGCCCTAGAGTCTTTACATGTTGAAGTTTTTAGCAGCAGGGATACAGGTGAGGATTGTAGCATATGCTTGGAATCTTTTGTGGATGGGGATCAGCTCATATGTTTGCCATGTCACCATAGATTTCACTCTGCTTGTTTGGATCCTTGGGTTCGCTGTTGCGGAGACTGTCCCTACTGTCGACGACATATActtgtaaataaataa